TACCAGTCGCCCCATAGCGCGCCGGTCACCGGGTAGCGGTTGGCCAGCAGGCAACCCCACAACAGCAGGGGCAGGGCAGGCAACAGCAGCAGGCGCACGCCGCGCAACTTCAGGCAGGCGTTGCGCAAGCGCTGGCCCGGACGCGATTCCAGCAACGGCAGCAGGGCCAGCAGCAGCATCGTGTACACCCACAGGTAGGGCAGGTACCACAGGTGGTTCCAGGTGAAGCCGTACTGCCAGCCGGTGAACGCGCCCGCGGGCCACGGGCCGCCGCTCCAGTAGCGCAGCAGGAAGTGGCCGAAGCCGGGCTCGACCAGATGGTTCGACAGTCCCTGCACATACGGCTGGATCGGCACCACCACCAGCACGCCGAACACCAGCGGCAGCAGCAGGCGCAGGCTGCGCTTGCCGGCCAGCCGGCCGATGCTGCCGCGCCGGCGCATGAAGTTCACCGCCAGCCCGGAGACCAGGAACAGCAGCTCCATCCGCCAGCGGTTGAGGAACAGCATCGGGTACTGCAGCCATTCGGCGATGTGGCTGCTCTTGAGATGGAAGTCCCAGCCGTCCCCGGCCACGTACAACATTGCGGCGTGGTACAGGATCAGCAGGCCGAAGGCGAGGACGCGCAGTGCATCGATATCGTGGCGGCGGTTCATGGCGGCATTCCCGTGTGAAAGTGGCCTCAGCCTGTCCCGCCGCGCGCCGCCTGTCCCGCCCGAAGTGACCGCCTGACGGGCCCTGGGGACGAATGGCGGCCGGCAGGTACGAGTAGTGGGGACGAGTTGGGTAAACTCCGGTCGATGGGCACGACTTCCGGCTTCGACATCTACCAGCGCTGGCGGCGACCGTTCGAGGTCGGGGTCTGGCTGGTGTTCTTCGCGATCAACGGCGTCTTCAACAGCATCAACTCGGGCATCGACCACGCCGGCGCGGCGGCGTGGGAACCCTGGCTGTGGGAGTGGAGCAGCGTGCTGGTGCTGCTGGCGCTGTTGCCGGGGGTGATCGCGCTGGAGCGGCGCTGGCCGATCCGCTTCGACACCTGGCGCCGCAACCTGCCGTTGCATCTGCTGTTCAGCGTGCCGTTCAGCCTGATCCACGTGGGCGGGATGCACCTGTTGCGGAAGCTGGGCTACGCCCTCGCCGGTGCCCATTACGACGCGTTCGGCGCCTCATGGTGGATGAATGCAGGCTACGAATACCTCAAGGACGTGCGCACCTATTTCGTGATCGTCGGCACGCTGGTGCTGTACCGGCTGTGGCTGCTGCGCCAGCAGGGCGAAGCGCGACTGCTGGCCGCGCCGGATGAAGGCGCGCCGGTGGAGCCGGTCGAGCGCCCCGAACGTTTCCTGGTGCGCAAGCTGGGCAAGGAATTCCTGCTCAACGCCAGCGAGATCGAATGGCTGCAGGCTTCGGGCAACTACGTGAACCTGCACGTACGCGGTCGCGACTACCCGCTGCGGGCCACCATGGCGGGGATCGAGGAGCGGCTGGATCCGGCCCGCTTCGTGCGGGTGCATCGCGGCTACTTCGTCAACCTCGACTATCTTGTCGAGATCGAGCCGCTGGAAACCGGCGACGCGCGCCTGCAGATGCGCGACGGCACGAAGATTTCCTGCAGCCGGCGTTATCGCGCCGCACTGCGCGAACGTTTCGGACAGCCCGATTGACCCCCGGACTGCGTGGGCCGGTTGCGCGGCAATGGCGGATCGTTACAAGCTAGCCGCCTGTTCCCGCCAGGTATGCCGCTGATGAATGTCGCCTTCCCCTGTCGCGCCGTGATGGCGTGCGGTTTCGCCGTGCTGCTGGCCGCCTGTTCGCAGGGTGGGGCTCCGGCGCCGGACGCCGCACAGCAGCAGGCGCAAGCCGCGAATGCGGACGCCGTGCGCAACCTCGATGCGTATCGCCAGCTGCTGCGCATCCACAACGACGAGATGGCGGTGACGATGGGCAAGGAGATCGTCAGGCGCTTCCCGGACAGCGACGCCGCGAAGGAAGTGCAGAAGACCCTGCCGGCGATCGAGAAGCGCTACATCGAAGCCAGCGAAAAGAGCCGGCTCGAACGCCTGTGGCTGTACCAGGTGGCGCCGATGGCCGGTGGCACGCAATCCACCGCGACCATCGAAAACAGCCAGCCCGCCAGCGGTGACCGCGTGCGACTGGTGATGCGCCGGCACACCAGCTGGGGCCAGAGCGTGTTCCTGTATGGCAGCAAGCCCGGTTTCGTCTGCCGCGGCAACTGCAGCATCGCCACCCACGTCGACGGACGCACGGTGTCGGTGAAGGCGTTTGCGCCGTCCACCGGCGAGCCGGCGCTGATGATCCGCGACGACAAGGCGTTCATCGCCATGCTCGGCAAGGCGAAGAAGATCAGCATGGACGTCACCCTGGTCGATGGCGAGAAGAAAGAGACCCTGGTCTATGAAGTGGCCGGCTTCGATCCCGCCAAGTGGACCGCGCTGGGCAAGAGCAAGCCCGCCGGGAAATAGCCGGCGGTGTCATCCGCGACACCGCTGCTGCGTTCCTGGCAGTAGGCATTCCCACATGAGGATGGCGTCATGGACAAGTCATGGCTGATCCCCGCCGGCGCGCTGGCGCTGGCCGCGTTGACTGCTGGATGCTCCAGCATGCCGTACGCGCAGCGCGTGCAGCAGCGGCAGGCGGCGTACGCTGCGGCGGCCGGCGCGCCGGTGCGCAGTTTCAACTACTTCAGCCTGTACTCGTGGGAGCCGCTGAGCGATACCGAGCTGGCGGTGTATACCCGGCCGAACCAGGCGTACCTGCTCGACCTCGGCGGCTGCCAGGACCTGATGTTCGCCAACGCGATCGGACTCACCTCGAACATCAACCAGGTGACGGTGGGCTTCGACAAGGTGCTCACCGGCCGCCACAACTTTCCCTGCACCATCACCGGCATCCGTCCGGTCGACGTGAAGAGCCTGAAGATCGCCCAGGAAAAGCAGCGCCGGATCGAGGCGGCCGCGCGCAGCGCCGCGCCGCCAGCAGCGAAAAATTAGCGGGGCTGCCGAAGACCTGCCGTCAGCGCACCACGGTGACCGGCACGTGGGCACGTGCCAGCACGTTGCCGGAGACCGAGCCCAGCAGCCATCGCGCCAGTGCACCGCGTTCGGTGTGTCCGATCACGATGTGATCGATGCCGTGCTGTTCGACCTGGCTGAGCAGCACGTCGCCGGGGCTGCCATAGACCAGCTCCACGTCGACCATGTCGCTCGCATCGGGAACCACGGCGGCCAGTTCCTGCAGCAGCTCCTGCGCCCGTCGGGTGCCGGAGTCGGCCATCATCAGCGCCGACACGTCGGTGCCGCCTTCGGTCACCTGCAGCACCGACACCACGCGAACCCGGCCACCGGAGCAGCGCGCCAGATCGATCGCGAACTGGAACGCGCGTTGTGACACTTCCGAACCGTCGTAACCCACCAGCGAGTGCTTGACCATCATTTCCCTTCGCGACTGCGCGGCCATCAAGCCGTTGCCTTCGAGTCTAGGAGCGTGGGGAGTGGAAACCAAGCGACGCATGCCGCCTGCTGTGCCTGGCCGTCCACGCCCGCCACCGAAAGCTGAACGGCTGGTCATTCGTCTGCACGTCTCTGTCACGCCGCCCTGCACAGGATTCGTTCCACCCGCATCCACGACGGCCGTGCTGTCCAGGTTGGCCGCGGGAAGCGCATCAACCGTTGTTCCGCACACTCGAAGGAGAGACATCATGATCAAGCGTACTTTTGGAATGGCTGCCCTGGTAATGGCCTGCGCGGGTGCGATGACCGTGCTGCCGACGAGCTCCGCACAGGCTGCCGAGGCGAGTGTGAAATGCGATCTGGTCTACAACCTGTCGGGCTGGTCGCTGATCTACAAGCACGCCGAAGGCACCGGCATGGTCACCTGCAGCAACGGCCAGAGCGCCAAGGTGAAGATCGCCGTGGTCGGCGGCGGCCTGACCGCCGGCAAGTACCACATCGACAACGGCAAGGGCGAGATCACCAAGGTGCACGGCATCGCCGATGTCTTCGGCGACTATGCGCAGGCCGGCGCCGAAGCGGGAGTGGTCAAGAGCTCGACGGCGCAGGTGCTGACCAAGGGCACCACGTCGCTGGCCCTGGCCGGCACCGGAGAGGGCGTGAATCTGGGCATTTCGGTGGGCAAGTTCACCATCAGCCAGCTCTGATCAAGGCAGCTCTGATCACGGCAAGTCTGATCACGGCCACGGCCTGATCCGGAAGGGCGCCATGGGCGCCCTTCCTTTTTCCGTGCGCGTAAACTGCAGCGATTGCGCACACCCGATCGGAGGCCCTGTCATGCGTCGTCTTGCTGCCCTGTTTGCGTTGACCCTGATGCTCGCCATGAGCGGAGCGGCTTTCGCCGCCACGCCCCAGGTGGGCGAGGCCGCACCGGCGTTCCGTTTGCAGGATCAGAACGGCCACTGGCTCGCGCCGGATGATTTTCGCGGTGGCTGGCTGGTCATGTACTTCTACCCGAAGGACTTCACCCCCGGCTGCACCACCGAGGTCTGCACGTTCCGCGACGACATCGCCAAGCTGCGCCAGGCCGGCGCCAAGGTCGTCGGCGTGAGCCTGGACGATGTGAAATCGCATGCCGCGTTTGCCGAGAAGTACCACGTGCCCTTCCCGCTGCTGGCCGACAAGGATCGCCAGGTCGCCACGCGTTACGGTGTGCTCACCTCGCGCATGGGTCTGCACTATGCGAAGCGGACCACCTTCCTGATCGATCCGCAGGGGCGCATCGCCAGGGTCTATGTCGATGTCGATCCGGAGAAGAACTCGGCCCAGGTGCTGGCCGACCTGGCCAGCCTGAAGGCGACCCGCTGATGCCGCTGGCACCGAACGCCGCCAGCGCGGCGAACCGGCGTTTCGCGCCCTGGGCGATCGGCCCCTGGGTCGTGCTGTTGCTGGCCGCGATCGGCTTCGTGCAATACCTGCGGCATGCCGAGTACCTGTATCTCGGCGTGGCTGTTGCGGTCATCGTGGTCTGCGCCGGCTGCATCCTGCGCCAGGCCTGGTCGCGGTCGGCGATGCAGGTGCTGGCGCTGCTGCTGGCGACGTGGTCGCTGGTGACCGCGGTGCTGATGCTGCAGCAATCGGGCGACTTCGAGATCGCCCGCCAGCACGCCCGGGCGCAACCGCAGCTCGGCGAGATGGCGCTGTGGATGATCGCGCGGGCGCAACGCACCTGGCAGGTCGGCATCGCGCTGAAGCTGGCGGCCATTCCCGCGCTGCTGTGGCTGGCCTGGCAACTGGGACGGCCAGCCGTGCGCGCGCAATTCCGCTCGCGTCGGTCCTGACGGTCGGTGATACTGCAGCCGGGCACTTGCGCGGATTCGCTTCGGGGGAAGGGATGAAGAACTGGCTGGCGGGATGGTGCTGTCTGTTGCTTTGCGGCGTGGCATTCGCGTCGAGCCCGGGCGGCGTACGCAAGCGGGTCCAGGCAAGCATGCTGCTCACCGGGACGATCGTGGTGGCGCCGGACGGCAGCGTGCGCAGTTACGCCATCGATCGCGCCGACCAGGTCGAGCCTGCGGCGATGAGCCTGGTCAACCGCAGTATTCCCGCATGGAAGTTCGAGCCCGTGCTGCTCGCCGGCAAACCGGTGGCGGCCAAGGCAACGATGAGTCTGCGGGTGGTTGCCAAACCGATCGGCGATGGCAACTACTCACTGGCCATCAACGGCACGCATTTCGGCCAGGAAGCACCCGGTCAACATGTCACCTACCAGAATCGCGTGCCGCCCACCTATCCGCCGCAGGCCATCAAGGGGCGCGTGACCGGTACGGTCTACCTGGTCCTGCGAGTGGGGCGGCAGGGGCAGGTCGAGGATGCCGAGGCCGAACAGGTCAATCTGGCCGTGATCGCCAGCGACCGGGACATGGTGCAATGGCGCAATGTGCTTGCGAAGTCCGCGCTGGCAGCCGCCAGGAAGTGGACTTTCCATACGCCGACCTCGGGCGAATATGTCAATGCGCCGTACTGGGTTGCACGCGTGCCGGTTGCCTACCATCTGAAAACTCTCGACGAGCCCGAAGTCGATACCTACGGGAAATGGCAGGCGTACGTCCCCGGGCCGAAGGAGCTGGTGCCGTGGATCGATAGCCAGCGCCTGCTGTCCGGCAGCGCCGATGCACTGCCGGGCGACGGCATCTATCAGCTTGATCGGAATGGACTGCAGCTGCTCACGCCACTGAGCGGCGCCTGACTCCACCGGGCAGATTCCCGACGAATCGCGCAGGTCACGTGCCTGACATGGTATGCGGCACCAGTATTCCAAGGGCTTACAGGGGAACACGGATGAAGCGATTTCTGATCGGGCTGTCCTGCGCTTTGCTGTCGGTCGCCGCGCTGGCTACCGGCCCGACCGCACTGCGCAAGCGGATGCAGGCCAGCATGCTGCTCACCGGGACGATCGTGGTGGCGCCGGATGGCAGCGTCCGTAGCTACGTCATCGATCACGCGGAAAAAGTGCCGGAGGACGTGAGCAGCCTGGTAGAGAGGAATGTGTGGCGATGGAAGTTCGCGCCCGTTCTGCTGAACGGCGCGCCGGTGGCGGCCGAGGCGAAGATGAGTTTTCGCATCGTTGCCAAACCCGTGGGCGATGGCAAATTCTCCATCGGCATCAGCGGCGCCCAGTTTGGCGAGGGCAGCCCGGGGCAATCGATCAGCATTCGGGAAATGTCCTGGCCGGCTTATCCGGCAGTGGCGGCCCAGGCTCGCGTGGAAGGAACGGTTTACCTGCTCCTGCGGGTGGGGCGGCAGGGGGAAGTGCAGGAGGTCGTGGCCGAACAGGTCAACATGGGCGTGCTGGACAACGAGCGCCAACTGGCGCGATGGCGTCCCCTTCTTGCCAAGGCGGCCATCGCGGCCGCCAGGAAATGGACCTTCAATCTGCCCGCATCCGGGCATGGGGTCGATGACGACAACTGGTTTGTCAGGGTGCCCATAGGGTTTGGCATCGGCCCGCCCGGCGACGACTATGGCCAGTGGGAGGTCTACATACCGGGGCCGCGCCAGCCGATTCCCTGGTTTGACGGAGGGCGGCAGGTCTTGTCCAGCGCGGATGCCTCGCCTGATGGTGCCATCAGCCAGCCCGACCGGGGCTTGAATCTGCTCACTCCGCTGGACGGCGCCTGAGGGCGATGCGGGGAGGAAGGAGCCGGCCGTGGGCGCGCGTTTCACCTTCCCGGCGGAGGTATTCAGCGAGGGTTGCTGCGTGGGCGGTTATCGCTAGGGAATCGTTTTCCGGGATCGGGTTGATGCCCATGCGTGCGTTTCGAATCTTCGCCGTTCTGTTGCTGCTGTCGGGAGCGTGTTCGCTGCACGCGCAGGACCTGGCGGCGACCTGCCATGCCAGCAGCAGTTACGACGTCACCCTGAAGCCGGACAGCCTGTTGTTCGACCGGCCCGCGCCGGCGCCGTTCCATGTCGAGTTGCAACAGGGCGCCCTGCGCACCGATGGCGTCAGCGTGAGCTTGAACGCGGAGAACCAGGACCGGCTGACCCTGTTCGAACGCGAGCTGCGCGAGCTGGCGCCGCGCGTGCGCACGGTGGCCCGCAACGGCGTGGACATCGCGGCGCAGGCCCTGCGCAGCGAGGCCGACGGCATGGGCCTGGGCGCCGATACCCGGGCCGAGTTCCAGCGTCGGCTGGACGCCCACGCGGCGGAGCTGAAACGGCGCATCTCGATCAGCCAGAGCACGCGCGACTGGCAAGGCGATGCCGCCAACCAGGCGATGAACCAGGTCGCCGGCGACCTGTTGCCGCTGCTGGCGGCCGACCTGGGTCAGCAGGCGATCAATGCGGCGCTGTCCGGCGACCTGCAGGCCGCCGCCACGCT
This is a stretch of genomic DNA from Rhodanobacter sp. FDAARGOS 1247. It encodes these proteins:
- a CDS encoding acyltransferase family protein, whose amino-acid sequence is MNRRHDIDALRVLAFGLLILYHAAMLYVAGDGWDFHLKSSHIAEWLQYPMLFLNRWRMELLFLVSGLAVNFMRRRGSIGRLAGKRSLRLLLPLVFGVLVVVPIQPYVQGLSNHLVEPGFGHFLLRYWSGGPWPAGAFTGWQYGFTWNHLWYLPYLWVYTMLLLALLPLLESRPGQRLRNACLKLRGVRLLLLPALPLLLWGCLLANRYPVTGALWGDWYAHAIYATVFLYGYLLGTDTGIWAELARLRRASLPLALGCFAFYLLGIETLPDDAALPLVLAVRALHYLYLWSAIVAVLGWGHAYLNRPLRWLPYAREAVYPWYVLHQSLLLLFAWQLMPLGLGPVIEPALIVLATVGGCALLHEFVIRRSRWLRPLFGLDAPAPAASPRAVPASVADDLA
- a CDS encoding LytTR family DNA-binding domain-containing protein gives rise to the protein MGTTSGFDIYQRWRRPFEVGVWLVFFAINGVFNSINSGIDHAGAAAWEPWLWEWSSVLVLLALLPGVIALERRWPIRFDTWRRNLPLHLLFSVPFSLIHVGGMHLLRKLGYALAGAHYDAFGASWWMNAGYEYLKDVRTYFVIVGTLVLYRLWLLRQQGEARLLAAPDEGAPVEPVERPERFLVRKLGKEFLLNASEIEWLQASGNYVNLHVRGRDYPLRATMAGIEERLDPARFVRVHRGYFVNLDYLVEIEPLETGDARLQMRDGTKISCSRRYRAALRERFGQPD
- a CDS encoding DUF6491 family protein, encoding MDKSWLIPAGALALAALTAGCSSMPYAQRVQQRQAAYAAAAGAPVRSFNYFSLYSWEPLSDTELAVYTRPNQAYLLDLGGCQDLMFANAIGLTSNINQVTVGFDKVLTGRHNFPCTITGIRPVDVKSLKIAQEKQRRIEAAARSAAPPAAKN
- a CDS encoding universal stress protein, which encodes MVKHSLVGYDGSEVSQRAFQFAIDLARCSGGRVRVVSVLQVTEGGTDVSALMMADSGTRRAQELLQELAAVVPDASDMVDVELVYGSPGDVLLSQVEQHGIDHIVIGHTERGALARWLLGSVSGNVLARAHVPVTVVR
- a CDS encoding peroxiredoxin, with amino-acid sequence MRRLAALFALTLMLAMSGAAFAATPQVGEAAPAFRLQDQNGHWLAPDDFRGGWLVMYFYPKDFTPGCTTEVCTFRDDIAKLRQAGAKVVGVSLDDVKSHAAFAEKYHVPFPLLADKDRQVATRYGVLTSRMGLHYAKRTTFLIDPQGRIARVYVDVDPEKNSAQVLADLASLKATR
- a CDS encoding energy transducer TonB, whose amino-acid sequence is MKNWLAGWCCLLLCGVAFASSPGGVRKRVQASMLLTGTIVVAPDGSVRSYAIDRADQVEPAAMSLVNRSIPAWKFEPVLLAGKPVAAKATMSLRVVAKPIGDGNYSLAINGTHFGQEAPGQHVTYQNRVPPTYPPQAIKGRVTGTVYLVLRVGRQGQVEDAEAEQVNLAVIASDRDMVQWRNVLAKSALAAARKWTFHTPTSGEYVNAPYWVARVPVAYHLKTLDEPEVDTYGKWQAYVPGPKELVPWIDSQRLLSGSADALPGDGIYQLDRNGLQLLTPLSGA
- a CDS encoding energy transducer TonB codes for the protein MKRFLIGLSCALLSVAALATGPTALRKRMQASMLLTGTIVVAPDGSVRSYVIDHAEKVPEDVSSLVERNVWRWKFAPVLLNGAPVAAEAKMSFRIVAKPVGDGKFSIGISGAQFGEGSPGQSISIREMSWPAYPAVAAQARVEGTVYLLLRVGRQGEVQEVVAEQVNMGVLDNERQLARWRPLLAKAAIAAARKWTFNLPASGHGVDDDNWFVRVPIGFGIGPPGDDYGQWEVYIPGPRQPIPWFDGGRQVLSSADASPDGAISQPDRGLNLLTPLDGA
- a CDS encoding DUF2884 family protein, yielding MRAFRIFAVLLLLSGACSLHAQDLAATCHASSSYDVTLKPDSLLFDRPAPAPFHVELQQGALRTDGVSVSLNAENQDRLTLFERELRELAPRVRTVARNGVDIAAQALRSEADGMGLGADTRAEFQRRLDAHAAELKRRISISQSTRDWQGDAANQAMNQVAGDLLPLLAADLGQQAINAALSGDLQAAATLRDRAADLATDLQPRLQARLQVLRPQVEALCPAIRRLASLQQGVRGSNGQPLNLLQVGP